Within the Lycorma delicatula isolate Av1 chromosome 11, ASM4794821v1, whole genome shotgun sequence genome, the region tgtaacaATGATCCGGCACAACTGACGTAATCgtaaatcttataattaataaataatcttaataatgataatgaaccccttcaataatttcaaaatgatacCATATCTTTGTGTAGTACGTCTTAAAATCACTCAAACTACAGCGACCATAGGATTATTTATATCTGAACGCGATCATTATCAATCTAAtcggaagtaaataaaaatcaacagaaTTTCAACTACTTAAAACGTAAATAACTGTTTACGGGGTACAAGATGAACAATAAAACACCTATCGAAAGAATAAAGACAAGTGACATTTAAATCCGTACTTAAAGACTCCCTAGAAAAAGAGTCGGTTATCAGGAATTATAAAAATGAgatcattgaaattttattattattttgatgacatttaaaaaaagaaattccacATAAACAATGGATAAAACGTTCCGCTTAATTACGCATTATGTATCATAGATATGATTTGGGGAAACCAGAGTAAATGGAAAACTAGTTTTTTGTCAGAATATAAACGGCTTTATCATATTATAGAAGGGGTGCtgataaacaatttcaaaaaattcgataaaaatttggatttgttATTCAAGTTTCGAatggacataaaaaaaagaagagtaactAGTATTATAtggaagagtttttatttttaaacgtattttcaCATATACGTTCCATGTGAATTTTCCTTCTAAAGTAAATCGATATTTTCCAAGTATCTCAGGTTCAAAaggttgaaataaatatattaggaaaATCTTTAACGAAATGttcaatttaaattctaaaataaagttATGCATACCTTTTTATCGATCGTACATTTGGCTGACCGTTTTTAGGCATGTcatcaaaatatgttttgaagTTGCTAATGTAACTTTGCACAGAATCCGGGTATACGTTTGACCAATTCCCGTATATTTGTTCACCATCGGGGCTCAAACTGttcataaaatactttacaaaatctTCTGGTAAATcgaatttttctaagaaattctTCAGACTGGCTTTGTTAGGatcattaatatttctgtaagaaaacaaaaacaataaataagatgtattcattttaatatagtagtaatttttaaatatccaataaccttatataattattcaatcatTAACATATCTGTCAAAGTGCAATAGTACACTAtacataagatgaaaaaaaaattttacaatttacgtaAGTATACGTATTTACCTTTCTTTCCATTTTCCGTCTGGAtgatttaacttttctttctcaAATAAAGTGAACAAATTTTCGATTTCATCATTCATTAAAGATGGAtttgtatcaaataaatttaccaGATCATTTTTCCCTTGATCgcttaaaaattgcattaagaaattattataatcattcgGATAATgagaattttccaaaatttctgGTAAACTGGTACCGCTCGTTAGTAAGTTTCTTCCTTGGATTCTGaataagataataagaaaaaaattaatttctgaataatgaaaaatttagaattttggttttataaatatttatatatacggcAACCATTAATCcaacttgtatttattttccgGGGCATCCGAGATATTAGAAATATGAaccaagataaatatttaatgttactcaaacaacgaaaaaaatttaaaatccattgCTAAAATATAACACAAGTACTGTAGCTTAGTAAGGAGTTTTACatactgttatataatttaaataaccgtTGAATAAAACTTTGAGAAAGGAGATTTAAGAATTACACATGTCTAATCCTCCTTGACTGAATTTGTTCGAAAATTGAATCGCCTCAAACACAGAAATCATAGTGATACATTTAATCGATTTAGATCAATTCACACTAGAGGTATTaagtattagaaatattattatatattttggtgCCGTTAACCAATGTTTTCAATAGAACCTCCAAATTCTGTCTTCCCTGAGGAGCAAACTCCGACCTCTTCCTATACTGAAGCCAATATCAGTATTCTTGAAATAAGAATAttgatatatgtattaaataagaaGAACGTTTTTCAAAACTTGCCTGTGTATGCAAAACTTCATTACAAtcgttcaaattataaaataagacagTATGTTGAAGagaacaaaactattaaaaagagtaattgacaaaaagaacttccagtttttaattactgatgaCGGTTACGAGAATTAGAATATTAATCACTAgaagttgaaaatttttagtCAAGACATATGTCCATATCTTACAGATGATAAATCATTAATGGCTTTGCAATCACGAGGTTTCGTCTTaagattttctttgtaaataacgAAGTTTGTAACATTATTATACGAATGACccttatatttcaaaatgtagataatgttactattatatttaataacaaagcttacagatttataattatattatagacACTACCGTTATAACTTACCTCCACGGCAGAACGGTAGCATCTTGTAATAATTAGTAGCTTCTAAGTTTGAATAAGCATGAATTAATATGCAACTGGACTATCAGTAACCGGACATCAGGTTTTGGTTTTTAGATACATTaatcattaaatactttttcttacctttttttcatTGGTAATTTTTCCTGGCGATATTCTGGTAATATGTGATCTTTataatatttgctaaatttttcaaCCGAATCTTTCATGTCATCTGGATATTGTGAAGACCAATTATCGTATTCTGCCAAACCTTTATCAGTTAAACTATGAAGTAAATGATTTATAGTGTCTTGAGGTACACCAGCGGTGGACAAAAACCTTACTAATCTGCTTTCACTATCCATAACTTGGTTAGGAggactaaaagataaaaaaaatcacaaatttaatagataaataaaacaatatttaatattcgtaattctttttatttatttggaaagtaaaaatattatttaaaacagaataatgaCATAAATTGTTAACTATAGAAGGACATTTGATCGATAATCTATAGGATGAGGAACAATgttggtttaaaattaaattacacaggtATTAGTCTTACAAGTCTAACACCTATGTGTGCTTTTACACCTGGTGTAAGGATACAGAAAACCATAGTTGAAGCCCATTTCAGTGACACTGGTCAAAAACCAAGTTTCCTCCACACGACTAATACATAACGCTtaactattaaaatcatttattttaaggatAATTCTGAATTCGATGAAATACTCTGAACAGCAGAATATTTAGACAATCTCacgattttaaaacaatttttctttaaatatataagctTGCTAAAAAAATGGCTTCTGCGTTGAGAAACGGTTAAGAAACTTAAATAATCAATTACGAGTTGAAAAAAAGTTGAACTTGATAccgtttttatgtaaaatatagtcCATCTAGAAGagcatgaaaatttaattatgttttaatatattttgtaaaagtcgTACatgctatttttaatgaataaatatgttgtaaatcaaaattttacgtAATACTCTGATGATGAAAAAGCGCTGTAAAATTGGAGATTATcctatttttcttaaagattatGACTGTACTTAAATTAAACCTGAGCGTGTtcaattgtttatcatttttttttaataaaaatgtctttgtATTACATTATCATCACTGCTCGATTCTGTGAAAAAGACATacgatttttttattgcaatcccgtgaagattatttaataattaattaatgtttttttaccttCCGGTTTTATCTCCCGATTTATTTGGATGTGTTTCACCTCGATTctgataatatttgttaaatctgtCTATCAattctcttgctgaatttttatctccttttaacCACTTCAAAAAATCCTCTTGTCCTTGATTATTCAAACAACTAATGTAATTATCAATATGATCTTTTGGATATTCATTATCGTCTAGCAGTGTACGTGCAAAGTTGGACGCAGAAGTATTTACTTCACCTTGGTTTGGAattctgaaaaaacaaatatcattaattttatacgaatacttataatataatttttatttatttagtttaccgCTATTTTGTGCTTCTTACGTAAGATCAGGTTttctattcatatttataatgataaaaaaaaattgtaattgcttTTTCAAACATACCATCGTTACACAAAAATAtcgaaaaagaaaacttattcgactttatcaaatgaaagtataaaatatataaacgtaaTTACCAAAATCGgcggtttttctaatttgtaacaATGATCCGGCACAACTGACGTAATCgtaaatcttataattaataaataatcttaataataataatgaaccccttcaataatttcaaaatgatacCATATCTTTGTGTAGTACGTGTTAAAATCACTCAAACTACAGCGACCATAGGATTATTTATATGTGAACGCGATCATTATCAATTTAATCggaagtaaacaaaaatcaacagaATTTCAACTACTTAAAACGTAAATAACTGTTTACGGGGTACAAGATGAACAATAAAACACCTATCGAAAGAATAAAGACAAGTGACATTTAAATCCGTACTTAAAGACTCCCTAGAAAAAGAGTCGGTTATCAGGAATTATAAAAATGAgatcattgaaattttattattattttgatgacatttaaaaaaagaaattccacATAAACAATGGATAAAACGTTCCGCTTAATTACGCATTATGTATCATAGATATGATTTGGGGAAACCAGAGTAAATGGAAAACTAGTTTTTTGTCAGAATATAAACGGCTTTATCATGTTATAGAAGGGGTGCtgataaacaatttcaaaaaattcgataaaaatttggatttgttATTCAAGTTTCGAatggacataaaaaaaagaagagtaactAGTATTATATGGAAGAGTTTTTATAATTACCTATTTTCACATATACGTTCCATGTGAATTTTCCTTCTAAAGTAAATCGATATTTTCCAAGTATCTCAGGTTCAAAaggttgaaataaatatataaggaaaatcTTTAACGAAATGttcaatttaaattctaaaataaagttATGCATACCTTTTTATCGATCGTACATTTGGCTGACCGTTTTTAGGCATGTcatcaaaatatgttttgaagTTGCTAATGTAACTTTGCACAGAATCCGGGTATACATTTGACCAATTCCCGTATATTTGTTCACCATCGGGGCTCAAACTGttcataaaatactttacaaaatctTCTGGTAAATcgaatttttctaagaaattctTCAGACTGGCTTTGTTAGGatcattaatatttctgtaagaaaacaaaaacaataaataagatgtattcattttaatatagtagtaatttttaaatatccaataaccttatataattattcaatcatTAACATATCTGTCAAAGTACTATAGTGTGCAATAGTACACTAtacataagatgaaaaaaaaaattttacaatttacgtaAGTATACGTATTTACCTTTCTTTCCATTTTCCGTCTGGAtgatttaacttttctttctcaAATAAAGTGAACAAATTTTCGATTTCATCATTCATTAAAGATGGAtttgtatcaaataaatttaccaGATCATTTTTCCCTTGATCgcttaaaaattgcattaagaaattattataatcattcgGATAATgagaattttccaaaatttctgGTAAACTGGTACCGCTCGTTAGTAAGTTTCTTCCTTGGATTCTGAATaagataatgagaaaaaaattaatttctgaataatgaaaaatttagaattttggttttataaatatttatatatacggcAACCATTAATTcaacttgtatttattttctggGGCATCCGAGATATTAGAAATATGAacctagataaatatttaatgttactcaaacaacgaaaaaatttaaaatccattgCTAAAATATAACACAAGTACTGTAGCTTAGTAAGGAGTTTTACatactgttatataatttaaatacccgttgaataaaactttgagaaaggagatttaaaaaaaaattacacatgtcTAATCCTCCTTGACTGAATTTGTTCGAAAATTGAATCGCCTCAAACACAGAAATCATACTGATATATTTAATCGATTTAGATCAATTCACACTAGAGGTATtaagttttagaaatattattatatatgttggTGCCGTTAACCAATGTTTTCAATAGAACCTCCAAATTTTGTCTTCCCTGAGGAGCAAACTCCGACCTCTTCCTATACTGAAGCCAATATCAGTATTCTTGAAATAAGAATAttgatatatgtattaaaaaagaagaacgTTTTTCAAAACTTGCTTGTGTATGCAATACTTCATTACAATCgttcaaattataatataagacaGTATGTTGAAGAAAACATAACTATTAAAAAGAGTAATTGACAAAAAGAACTTCCagtttttaattactgatgaCGGTTACGAGAATTAGAATATTAATCAATAGAAGTTGAAATTTTTAGTCAAGACATATGTCCATATCTTACAGATGATAAATCATTAATGGCTTTGCAATCACGAGGTTTCGTCTTaagattttctttgtaaataacgAAGTTTGTAACATTATTATACGAATGAcccttatatttcaaaatatagataatgttactattatatttaataacaaagcttacagatttataattatactatagaCACTACCGTTATAACTTACCTCCACGGCAGAACGGTAGCATCTTGTAATAATTAGTAGCTTCTAAGTTTGAATAAGCATGAATTAATATGCAACTGGACTATCAGTAACCGGACATCaggttttggtttttaaatacattaatcattaaatactttttcttacctttttttcatTGGTAATTTTTCCTGGCGATATTCTGGTAATATGTGATCTTTataatatttgctaaatttttcaaCCGAATCTTTCATGTCATCTGGATATTGTGAAGACCAATTATCGTATTCTGCCAAACCTTTATCAGTTAAACTATGAAGTAAATGATTTATAGTGTCTTGAGGTACACCAGCGGTGGACAAAAACCTTACTAATCTGCTTTCACTATCCATAACTTGGTTAGGAggactaaaagataaaaaaaatcacaaatttaatagataaataaaacaatatttaatattcgtaattctttttatatatttggaaagtacaaatattatttaaaacagaataatgaCATAAATTGTTAACTATAGAAGCACATTTGATCGATAATCTATAGGATGAGGAACAATgttggtttaaaattaaattacacaggtATTAGTCTTACAAGTCTAACACCTATGTGTGCTTTTACACCTGGTGTAAGGATACAGAAAACCATAGTTGAAGCCCATTTCAGTGACACTGGTCAAAAACCAAGTTTCCTCCACACGACTAATACATAACGCTtaactattaaaatcatttattttaaggatAATTCTGAATTCGACGAAATACTCTGAACAGCAGAATATTTAGACAATCTCacgattttaaaacaatttttctttaaatatataagctTGCTAAAAAAAATGGCTTCTGCGTTGAGAAACGGTTaagaaacttaaataaacaattacgaGTTGAAAAAAAGTTGAACTTAATAccg harbors:
- the LOC142332484 gene encoding uncharacterized protein LOC142332484, which encodes MQFLSDQGKNDLVNLFDTNPSLMNDEIENLFTLFEKEKLNHPDGKWKERNINDPNKASLKNFLEKFDLPEDFVKYFMNSLSPDGEQIYGNWSNVYPDSVQSYISNFKTYFDDMPKNGQPNVRSIKRIPNQGEVNTSASNFARTLLDDNEYPKDHIDNYISCLNNQGQEDFLKWLKGDKNSARELIDRFNKYYQNRGETHPNKSGDKTGR